A segment of the Kwoniella shivajii chromosome 2, complete sequence genome:
GCCATTTCTCTTGGTGATGGTCGTAAGACGGAGTGATACAGTTGTTCTGTCTCTatgcatgtatatatgaACGAGGTTGATTatatgtcatcatctcagCGCGTAAAGATCACAAAATGACCTCCACGCTATGTCAAGCGGTGAGCCTGATATTTAAAGGCTGACTTCGCCAAAAAAAGCGGTTCAACGCAATATCAGGCTCATGGAGATGAGTTTTTAAAGTTCTTTGTCCATGCCATCGTTCTCGTCTTGCTCAACATCCAAGAAAAAAAAAGCGTATCGAATTGATCGTCAATATACCTATCATCCTCGAGGTAGtaatcaatcatcaaaaaaGTCGCGCATACCGTATTGCGATCCTAGATCAGTCCTACCTCAACAGACACAACGGCGAGACCTTCAGAAAAGATGTCACTCGATACTTCCTCCTCTGCCATACATCTCAACCTTCCtcctacttcatcttctcagCTGTGAGTTGTTATTCAGATGTCACGGCACAAGTACAGAAAGACAGCAGTATGGCTGCCGTCAAACGGATCTCATGCTGATATATTGATTCCCTTCAGCCGTCCCCCTACACTCATCACCGTGCATCCTTCTGTCATTGCCTCCATTCTCACTCATCACTCCCGAAGACCAAATGAAGCGGACTCATCCCCTCGAGTTATCGGTACTCTGATGGGTTCGAGATCAGAGAATGGACAAGAAGTAGATGTCAGAGCTTGTTTCGCTGTTCCCCATAAAGAGGATGAGAACCAAATCGCTGTTGATATGCCTTTCCAACAAGGAATGATGCAATTATTGGGTAAAACCGGTGCTAAGGAATCTATCGTTGGATGGTAAGTGGACTGATTGAGTCTTTCTGACAACCTCCCTccccttcccttctttcacctttctttccagcctccttcttctccccTTGACCGTTCCTAGACTAATCATCCTCGTGATATAGGTACGCAACCCACCCAACTCTCAACGCCTATTCAGCTCTTATCCAAAATTACTTCTCTGGCGAAACCTCCCCTCATCCTTCGGTTCACTTGACCATCGATACTGAGCTTGATCCTTCTGGAAAAGGCTTAGGTGTGAAAGGATGGGTATCTACTCAATTAGGATTAAGTCCCAAAGCCGAAAATTGTGCTTTCTTACCTGTACCAGTGGTAATCAAATATGCTGAAAGCGAAAGAGCCGCACGTACGTAATACTCGTTGTCATGGTCATATTTTACTGTCTGACTTGTGCTGACCTTGTCTAATGATTACAGTTGATCTTCTCACTGCACCcgcacctacaccttcaccttcgctTCCGCCTCTCCCCACACTCTCCGCATCTCTTAATCAATTATCAactttgattgatcaatgtcTCTCTTACGTCCAATCTGTTAACTCAGGTTCTCAATCTCCTGATCCCGAAGTAGGAAGATACCTCCTCGAGGGACTTGGTAGATGGTCATCAGCAGAAGGCGAAGACGAGGGTGGTATTAAAGCTGGTTTACAAGATACCTTGACCGTATCATATTTGAGTAATTTGGTTCGAagtcaagttgaattggCAGGTAGATTGGCTTTATTACAACAGACCCCAGCGTAAGCAATAGTTAAGTATAGACGGAGATTGTAATAGAAAAAAAGGCTCATGCAGGACGTTCCGTATTAGCAACGTTCAATGCATGTCTTTCTGATTGAACCGTGACTAATGAACGCCATTGACGATTCATTGACATTGCTAACATGCCGTCTACAGCCTGCATATACTAGATACAGCACGGTAATCGAAAACTTGAAGGGTACAGAATGTGGCTGTAACCTAAGGTACCTAAATATTCGAGTATAGGAAGCGGTGAAAAATTATCAAGGATTAGAGAAGTTATCGCGTAGATCAACTTCCAGCCTGTAATCTTCCATTACTTTATCTCCGTATTCCATGTCCAGCCTGTCTTCGTATCTTTGGAAGCCATTTTCCTGATCCCATATGCTTAAAGCGGCCAGATTGCCTTTCTCATCCTCCATCATCGCCTCGTACTCACGTCTGAATCCCTCCGCCTGAAATGCCTGAGAAAATCCCTTGAAATCGTCGATTATTTTGagatcgaaatcatcatgGTGCTCGTCTGCTTCGTAGGCCTCTTCCGCCCAAATACGATGCTTGAttctgatcatttcataGACCTGCTTTAGGACACCTCTTTCTGGATTCTGGGAGATATGGTGATAGGACCTCACCTTACCTTATGGTCCGCGAGACCTGAGGTACGTTCCATTGCAGCTTGGAATTTCGAGATCTGAGCAATCTTTGGAGTCAAGCAAACATTCGCTCTCGTCACAATAAGCATACCTTTTATCAAGCATTGCGTCCCAAGACTGGGAGCCTGCGTTATGGAGATAGGGAGGTTTCAGTTTGAGTTCCACTTCATAATGCGCAGGTTCTTTATTACTACTGTGAGCTCTTGCTTGACACTGAGACGTGTTAGTTAGCAATGTCTCCTCTCCAATATGAAAGGTATGATTTGTCTAAAATAGTCCAAGG
Coding sequences within it:
- a CDS encoding eukaryotic translation initiation factor 3 subunit F codes for the protein MSLDTSSSAIHLNLPPTSSSQLRPPTLITVHPSVIASILTHHSRRPNEADSSPRVIGTLMGSRSENGQEVDVRACFAVPHKEDENQIAVDMPFQQGMMQLLGKTGAKESIVGWYATHPTLNAYSALIQNYFSGETSPHPSVHLTIDTELDPSGKGLGVKGWVSTQLGLSPKAENCAFLPVPVVIKYAESERAALDLLTAPAPTPSPSLPPLPTLSASLNQLSTLIDQCLSYVQSVNSGSQSPDPEVGRYLLEGLGRWSSAEGEDEGGIKAGLQDTLTVSYLSNLVRSQVELAGRLALLQQTPA